A genomic window from Elusimicrobiota bacterium includes:
- a CDS encoding NCS2 family permease, with the protein MAYIVVVNPAILSAPGTGMPFSGVLTATVLLSFLMTLMMGAYARLPFAVAPGMGINAFFTYSLVLGLGVPWPTALGVVFWAGALFVVISVTPLRVKLAEAIPDGLRTGAAAGIGLFLAFIGFKNAGVVVSDPATMVRLGVLDRKAFLALAGGALTIALMRRKSPFAFLAGIFGVTSAAWGMGLIAVPPALLSPPDFSSVFLKLDVAGALKLSLLPAIVSLLFTDLFDSISTFVGVAHATGLVDEKGRPLRLKEGLVVDAFATMGAGLVGTSSGTAYIESASGIEMGGRTGWTAFFTALCFIPCFFLAPVAGMVPAYATAPVLVIVGALMFRSVARIDFSRVEDAIPAFLTIALIPLTFSITQGILWGFVSHAALYALCGRRREVSAGTWATAALSAGLLLLDHARW; encoded by the coding sequence ATGGCGTACATCGTCGTCGTCAATCCGGCGATCCTCTCCGCGCCGGGCACGGGCATGCCCTTCTCGGGGGTGCTCACCGCGACCGTCCTGCTGTCCTTCCTCATGACCTTGATGATGGGCGCGTACGCGCGCCTGCCGTTCGCCGTCGCTCCGGGCATGGGCATCAACGCGTTCTTCACCTACTCCCTCGTCCTCGGCCTGGGCGTGCCGTGGCCGACGGCGCTCGGCGTCGTGTTCTGGGCGGGCGCGCTGTTCGTGGTCATCTCGGTCACCCCCCTGCGCGTCAAGCTCGCCGAGGCGATCCCGGACGGCCTGCGCACGGGCGCGGCCGCGGGCATCGGACTGTTCCTGGCCTTCATCGGCTTCAAGAACGCCGGGGTCGTCGTCTCGGACCCGGCGACGATGGTGCGGCTCGGCGTGCTCGACCGCAAGGCCTTCCTGGCGCTCGCGGGAGGCGCGCTGACGATCGCGCTGATGCGCCGCAAGAGCCCCTTCGCCTTCCTCGCCGGCATATTCGGCGTGACCTCCGCGGCATGGGGCATGGGCCTGATCGCCGTGCCGCCGGCCCTGCTGTCGCCGCCCGATTTCTCGAGCGTCTTCCTGAAGCTCGACGTCGCCGGGGCCCTGAAGCTCTCTTTATTGCCGGCAATCGTCTCCTTGCTGTTCACCGACCTGTTCGACTCGATCTCGACCTTCGTCGGCGTCGCGCACGCGACCGGCCTCGTCGACGAGAAGGGCCGCCCCCTGCGCCTGAAGGAGGGCCTCGTCGTGGACGCCTTCGCGACGATGGGCGCCGGGCTCGTCGGGACCTCCTCGGGGACGGCCTATATCGAGAGCGCGTCGGGCATCGAGATGGGCGGGCGCACGGGCTGGACCGCCTTTTTCACCGCCCTCTGCTTCATCCCCTGCTTCTTCCTGGCGCCCGTCGCCGGCATGGTGCCGGCCTACGCCACCGCGCCGGTGCTCGTGATCGTCGGCGCCTTGATGTTCCGCAGCGTCGCGCGCATCGACTTCTCGCGCGTCGAGGACGCGATCCCCGCCTTCCTGACGATCGCGCTGATCCCTCTGACCTTCTCCATCACGCAGGGCATACTGTGGGGCTTCGTCTCCCACGCGGCGCTGTACGCGCTGTGCGGCCGCCGCCGCGAGGTCTCCGCCGGAACCTGGGCCACCGCCGCGCTGTCCGCGGGCCTGCTCCTCCTCGACCACGCCCGCTGGTAG
- a CDS encoding response regulator, with protein MRSARVLVVDDEGANLEILLRCLAQKGHSGVGAESAEEAARALAAGTFDLVLLDHVLPGQTGMQALPRLKALTRAPIHIMSGYSDDDTRRDAVLLGASGFLPKPIEHAALGALLDSLPERPA; from the coding sequence GTGAGATCCGCGAGAGTCCTGGTGGTCGACGACGAGGGCGCGAACCTCGAGATCCTGCTGCGCTGCCTCGCCCAGAAGGGGCACTCCGGCGTCGGCGCGGAGAGCGCCGAGGAGGCCGCGAGGGCGCTGGCCGCCGGGACCTTCGACCTGGTCCTCCTCGACCACGTGCTGCCCGGTCAGACCGGGATGCAGGCCCTTCCCCGCTTGAAGGCCCTGACCCGCGCGCCGATCCACATCATGAGCGGCTATTCCGACGACGACACGCGCCGCGACGCCGTGCTCCTGGGAGCGTCGGGCTTCCTGCCCAAGCCCATCGAGCACGCGGCCTTGGGCGCTCTGCTCGACTCGCTGCCCGAGCGCCCGGCGTGA
- a CDS encoding HAMP domain-containing histidine kinase, translating into MEPKLFPLAVLFLTAGLAWGYALGRRRRRARAEAHLPDEERIAWLQRLSTIGQMMSGVVHEVRTPLATVILTAEHAQRVLDKGGDPRPQLAAILGEADRAVEILSDILDFAKPSPLELKPLPLAPLIKAALEPIWIRFDERGVDVWLEVPEDLVVRASQRHFHQVVTIVLMNALDALPFGGRLEMIAKREGDTVRVALTDNGVGIDPVALKGLFEPFATGRAERGGTGLGLNVARWIMTKHGGDVAISSEGTGKGTTVTLTLPSA; encoded by the coding sequence GTGGAACCCAAGCTCTTCCCGCTCGCCGTCCTCTTCCTGACGGCCGGACTCGCCTGGGGCTACGCGCTAGGACGGCGGCGCCGCCGCGCGCGCGCCGAGGCCCACCTTCCGGACGAGGAGCGAATCGCCTGGCTCCAGCGCCTCTCCACGATCGGCCAGATGATGTCCGGCGTGGTGCACGAGGTCCGCACTCCCCTGGCCACCGTCATCCTCACCGCCGAGCACGCGCAGCGCGTCCTCGACAAGGGCGGCGACCCCCGCCCCCAGCTGGCCGCCATCCTCGGCGAGGCGGACCGCGCCGTCGAGATCCTCTCCGACATCCTCGATTTCGCCAAGCCCTCCCCCCTCGAGCTCAAGCCCCTGCCGCTGGCCCCGCTGATCAAGGCGGCGCTCGAGCCGATCTGGATCCGCTTCGACGAGCGCGGCGTCGACGTCTGGCTCGAGGTCCCCGAGGACCTCGTCGTGCGCGCCAGCCAGCGCCACTTCCACCAGGTCGTGACCATCGTGCTGATGAACGCCCTCGACGCCCTGCCCTTCGGCGGCCGGCTCGAGATGATCGCCAAGCGCGAAGGAGACACGGTCCGCGTCGCCCTGACGGACAACGGCGTGGGCATCGACCCCGTCGCTCTCAAGGGGCTCTTCGAGCCCTTCGCCACCGGCCGCGCCGAGCGCGGCGGCACCGGCCTCGGCCTCAACGTCGCGCGCTGGATCATGACCAAGCACGGCGGCGACGTCGCCATCTCGAGCGAGGGCACGGGCAAGGGCACGACCGTCACGCTCACCTTGCCGTCGGCTTAG
- a CDS encoding response regulator transcription factor, with protein sequence MASKVLLIDDDASFRKAVGDVLSLEGYSVVQAPSGKAGILAVQKEMPELVILDLIMPGMKGLEVCQVLKQDAATARIPIIVLTGNDKEGQDIACLDMGADDYLTKPVKSARLLAYARALLRRNAGEERAEPPAALSVGALSLDYPRKLVKLGSKEYQHLTPKEFELLYFLAGRTPKPTERAEVYREVWGVEAPSEGALKTVEVHVRRVRLKLGWKSDQWLVSVSGRGYALIPPK encoded by the coding sequence ATGGCATCGAAGGTGCTTCTGATAGACGACGACGCGTCCTTCCGCAAGGCGGTGGGCGACGTGCTGTCTCTGGAGGGCTATTCGGTGGTCCAGGCTCCGTCGGGCAAGGCCGGCATACTCGCCGTCCAGAAGGAGATGCCCGAGCTGGTGATCCTCGACCTCATCATGCCCGGCATGAAAGGGCTCGAGGTGTGCCAGGTCCTCAAGCAGGACGCCGCCACCGCGCGCATCCCGATCATCGTCCTGACCGGCAACGACAAGGAGGGCCAGGATATCGCCTGCCTCGACATGGGCGCAGACGACTACCTGACCAAGCCGGTGAAGAGCGCCCGCCTGCTCGCCTATGCGCGCGCGCTGCTGCGCCGCAACGCCGGCGAGGAGCGCGCCGAGCCGCCCGCGGCTTTGTCGGTCGGGGCGTTGAGCCTCGACTATCCGCGCAAGCTCGTCAAGCTCGGGAGCAAGGAGTACCAGCACCTGACGCCGAAGGAGTTCGAGCTTCTGTATTTCCTCGCCGGCCGCACGCCGAAGCCGACGGAGCGCGCCGAGGTGTACCGCGAGGTGTGGGGCGTCGAGGCCCCGTCAGAGGGCGCGCTGAAGACCGTCGAGGTCCACGTGCGCCGCGTCCGCCTCAAGCTCGGCTGGAAGTCGGATCAGTGGCTGGTCAGCGTCTCCGGCCGGGGCTACGCGCTGATCCCCCCGAAGTGA
- a CDS encoding class I SAM-dependent methyltransferase, whose amino-acid sequence MAAKKEKPHSAEYFGESRDFWWNSDFIALMAARWRLSEARSVLDAGCGIGHWGRVLAPFLSRKAVVTGVDREPEWVLKAAEIAKAKGLSRFGYRRGDVNALPFDDAAFDLVTCQTLLIHVADPRTTLREFLRVLKPGGLLVLSEPNNLANSLVRDSENFNGDVSVLTAAVRLQALCERGKAALGLGNNSIGDLLPALLHEAGLEDLQAYLSDKATLTLPGRSTPEQAAALAQAEDWLSRDFWIWDKDETESYFRAGGGKPEEFPGLWENVMAYQRRSHAAAKERRLCAVGAGLQYLMSGRKPAA is encoded by the coding sequence ATGGCGGCCAAAAAAGAAAAGCCGCACTCCGCGGAGTACTTCGGCGAGTCGCGCGACTTCTGGTGGAACTCCGACTTCATCGCCTTGATGGCCGCGCGCTGGCGGCTGTCGGAGGCCCGGAGCGTCCTGGACGCCGGCTGCGGGATCGGCCACTGGGGGCGCGTCCTGGCGCCCTTCCTCTCCCGGAAGGCCGTCGTGACGGGCGTCGACCGCGAGCCCGAGTGGGTGCTGAAGGCCGCGGAGATCGCGAAGGCGAAGGGCCTGAGCCGGTTCGGCTACCGGCGAGGCGACGTCAACGCGCTGCCGTTCGACGACGCCGCGTTCGACCTGGTGACATGCCAGACCTTGCTGATCCACGTCGCCGATCCTCGGACGACGCTGCGCGAGTTCCTGCGCGTGCTGAAGCCCGGCGGCCTGCTGGTCTTGAGCGAGCCGAACAACCTCGCGAACTCGCTCGTCCGCGACAGCGAGAATTTCAACGGCGACGTCTCCGTGCTGACGGCCGCCGTCCGCCTTCAGGCGCTGTGCGAGCGAGGCAAGGCGGCGTTGGGGCTGGGAAACAACTCTATCGGCGACCTGCTTCCGGCCCTGCTCCACGAGGCCGGGCTCGAGGACCTTCAAGCCTACCTCTCCGACAAGGCGACGCTCACCCTTCCCGGCCGGTCCACGCCCGAGCAGGCCGCCGCGCTCGCGCAGGCCGAGGACTGGCTCTCGCGCGATTTCTGGATCTGGGACAAGGACGAGACCGAGTCCTATTTCCGCGCGGGCGGCGGCAAGCCCGAGGAATTCCCGGGCCTCTGGGAGAACGTCATGGCCTATCAGCGCAGGAGCCACGCGGCCGCCAAGGAGCGGCGGCTCTGCGCCGTCGGCGCGGGTCTCCAGTACCTGATGTCGGGCCGCAAGCCCGCCGCGTAG
- the mgtE gene encoding magnesium transporter: MKTLQIYLADLKELLEGRDFVSARTLLKLLSPIDLADGWDHFDADERVAIFRLSTRQKAMQLFEELESEQQAALVGSLQRQDAQELLSDLDPSETSRMMRDLPQPLVRQFNSIMKKGGQECVQQYLQYPPESVGALMRGRYVTLDEKWTTKAAVERIQHSTRLRRIEETHLDTLMVIDSKSQLRGVVGLKSLVVAPNDMLVRDLMDPAPRTLTPELDQEEAVKLFTKYKLKSAPVLGADGALLGVVVYRDIFAIAREETEEDFAKMAGYARETGLRSSFRGAMLRLPWLAITCLGGVGVSLIVTRFEATLAQIIALASFSPMIAGMGGNVGSQTATIVVRGLATGEIGDDDQGSTVRRELSVGALLGLFYGIVVGALAGFLYHSRHGWRFGAVVGVSMALSISVSSGLASIAPLVMRRFKIDPATAAGPMTSTTTDLLSNAFYFTLASWLLLGR, from the coding sequence GTGAAGACGCTGCAGATCTATCTCGCCGATCTGAAGGAGCTGCTCGAGGGCCGGGACTTCGTGTCCGCCCGCACGCTCCTCAAGCTCCTCAGCCCGATCGACCTCGCCGACGGCTGGGACCACTTCGACGCGGACGAGCGCGTGGCGATCTTCCGCCTCAGCACGCGGCAGAAGGCGATGCAGCTCTTCGAGGAGCTGGAGAGCGAGCAGCAGGCCGCCCTCGTCGGGAGCCTGCAGCGGCAGGACGCGCAGGAGCTGCTCAGCGACCTCGACCCGTCCGAGACGAGCCGCATGATGCGGGACCTTCCCCAGCCGCTCGTCCGCCAGTTCAACTCGATCATGAAGAAGGGCGGGCAGGAGTGCGTCCAGCAGTACCTCCAGTATCCCCCCGAGTCGGTCGGCGCGCTGATGCGCGGGCGCTACGTGACGCTCGACGAGAAGTGGACGACGAAGGCCGCGGTCGAGCGGATACAACACAGCACGCGTCTCAGACGCATCGAGGAGACGCACCTCGACACCTTGATGGTGATCGACTCCAAGAGCCAGCTGCGAGGCGTCGTCGGCCTCAAGTCGCTCGTCGTCGCGCCGAACGACATGCTCGTGCGCGACCTGATGGACCCCGCGCCGCGCACGCTGACGCCGGAGCTGGACCAGGAGGAGGCGGTCAAGCTCTTCACCAAGTACAAGCTCAAGAGCGCGCCCGTCCTCGGCGCGGACGGCGCCCTGCTCGGCGTCGTCGTCTACCGCGACATCTTCGCGATCGCGAGGGAAGAGACCGAGGAGGACTTCGCGAAGATGGCCGGCTACGCGCGCGAGACGGGCCTGCGCTCGAGCTTCCGCGGCGCGATGCTCCGCCTGCCCTGGCTGGCGATCACCTGCCTCGGAGGCGTCGGCGTCTCGCTGATCGTCACCCGGTTCGAGGCGACGCTCGCCCAGATCATCGCGCTGGCGAGCTTCTCCCCGATGATCGCCGGCATGGGCGGCAACGTCGGCTCGCAGACGGCGACGATCGTCGTGCGCGGCCTCGCCACGGGCGAGATCGGGGACGACGACCAGGGCTCGACCGTCCGGCGCGAGCTTTCCGTCGGAGCCTTGCTCGGGCTTTTTTACGGGATCGTGGTAGGAGCCCTCGCCGGATTCCTATATCACTCCCGACACGGCTGGAGGTTCGGAGCGGTCGTGGGCGTCTCGATGGCGCTGTCGATCTCCGTGTCGTCGGGGCTCGCCTCGATCGCGCCGCTCGTGATGCGCCGCTTCAAGATCGACCCCGCCACCGCCGCCGGGCCGATGACCTCGACGACCACCGACCTGCTCAGCAACGCGTTCTACTTCACGCTCGCGAGCTGGCTCCTCCTCGGCCGCTAG
- a CDS encoding tyrosine-type recombinase/integrase, whose protein sequence is MAKTATYTAPKYGECSLGHAYEAFRLRCQAQNLSSGTCGWYELTIALWHRFLEAQGITKAKDVTPNLIRAYLEDMRKRDLASGYRNRTYGALSCFFGFLAREGLIPANPFLLVEKPRMEKKLIRPLSMDQIRQLLGAYNQKLFPSHTAWTVMVLILDTGLRISEVSGLRTDEIDFQGGVLRVMGKGNKERQVPFGATSKQALWNYMARRGEVPDQGLMFVNRFGGKLCRLWIQKNMRLLSRRLGIKGVRVSPHTLRHTFAINYIKNGGDAFSLQRILGHSSLDMVKIYVSLADQDVATMYRKFSPMDRLGEVPGAKRRVLVR, encoded by the coding sequence ATGGCGAAAACTGCGACTTACACCGCTCCAAAATACGGCGAATGCTCACTAGGCCATGCCTATGAGGCGTTCCGGCTGCGCTGCCAAGCGCAGAATCTTTCGTCCGGAACCTGCGGTTGGTACGAGCTCACCATCGCGCTCTGGCACCGCTTCCTCGAAGCCCAGGGCATCACCAAGGCCAAAGACGTGACGCCGAACCTGATCCGCGCCTACCTGGAGGACATGCGCAAGCGGGACCTGGCCTCAGGCTACCGCAACCGCACCTACGGCGCCCTCAGCTGCTTCTTCGGCTTCCTCGCGCGCGAGGGACTCATCCCCGCCAATCCGTTCCTGCTGGTCGAGAAGCCGCGCATGGAGAAAAAGCTCATCCGGCCTCTCTCCATGGACCAGATTCGGCAGCTCTTGGGAGCCTACAACCAGAAGCTCTTCCCCTCCCACACCGCCTGGACGGTCATGGTCTTGATTCTCGACACCGGCCTGCGCATCTCCGAGGTCTCCGGCCTGCGCACCGATGAGATCGACTTCCAGGGCGGCGTACTCCGAGTCATGGGCAAGGGCAACAAGGAACGCCAGGTGCCCTTTGGCGCGACTTCCAAACAGGCGCTGTGGAACTACATGGCCCGGCGCGGAGAAGTCCCGGACCAAGGCCTCATGTTCGTCAACCGCTTCGGCGGCAAGCTCTGCCGCCTTTGGATTCAGAAGAACATGCGGCTGCTCAGCCGGCGGCTGGGCATCAAGGGGGTGCGCGTCTCACCGCACACGCTGCGCCACACCTTCGCGATCAACTACATCAAGAACGGCGGCGACGCGTTCAGCCTACAGAGAATCCTGGGGCATTCAAGCCTCGACATGGTGAAGATCTACGTCAGCCTCGCCGATCAGGACGTGGCGACGATGTACCGCAAGTTCAGCCCCATGGACCGGCTCGGCGAGGTGCCGGGAGCAAAGCGGCGAGTGCTGGTGCGATGA
- a CDS encoding MerR family transcriptional regulator translates to MGAASRLTGIPIWTLRWIERHGLLRPSRTRGRQRLYNDFDLNRLRDIRGWMEKKVNLAGIRVILSLRA, encoded by the coding sequence ATCGGGGCCGCGTCGCGCCTGACGGGCATCCCGATCTGGACCTTGCGCTGGATCGAGCGCCACGGCCTGCTGCGTCCGTCCCGCACCCGCGGGCGGCAGCGGCTTTACAACGACTTCGACCTGAACCGTCTCCGCGACATACGCGGGTGGATGGAGAAGAAGGTCAACCTCGCGGGCATCCGCGTCATACTCAGCCTCCGGGCGTAA
- a CDS encoding RNA pseudouridine synthase: MIETPIIFEDDRIVAVNKPVGLPTIPGRGEIGIAVNVEIERRLRKKVFTVHRLDLDASGILVFAKDAETHRLLSKEFEERRAKKEYLVAVLGSMTGSGEIDKPLREFSSGRVAPAPDGKRAVTRWRVERPLGGATLLRVETLTGRKHQIRAHFSSEGHPILGDPRYGPPPRPIGGAKRLMLHAYTLHLDLGYDLKAEPGPDFAAVLVSRGG; encoded by the coding sequence ATGATCGAGACGCCCATCATCTTCGAGGACGACCGCATCGTCGCGGTGAACAAGCCCGTCGGCCTGCCCACCATCCCCGGGCGCGGCGAGATCGGCATCGCGGTCAACGTCGAGATCGAGCGGCGCCTGCGCAAGAAGGTCTTCACGGTCCACCGCCTCGACCTCGACGCGAGCGGCATCCTCGTGTTCGCCAAGGACGCGGAGACCCACCGCCTGCTGTCCAAGGAGTTCGAGGAGCGGCGCGCGAAGAAGGAGTACCTCGTGGCCGTCCTGGGCTCGATGACCGGCTCCGGCGAGATCGACAAGCCCCTGCGCGAGTTCAGCTCCGGGCGCGTGGCACCCGCCCCCGACGGCAAGCGCGCGGTCACGCGCTGGCGCGTCGAGCGCCCTCTCGGCGGGGCCACCTTGCTGCGCGTGGAGACCTTGACCGGCCGCAAGCATCAGATCCGCGCCCATTTCAGCTCGGAGGGACACCCGATCCTGGGCGATCCCCGCTACGGGCCGCCGCCGCGTCCGATCGGGGGGGCCAAGCGCCTCATGCTCCACGCCTACACCTTGCACCTGGACCTGGGCTACGACCTCAAGGCCGAGCCCGGCCCCGACTTCGCGGCCGTCCTCGTCTCCCGCGGCGGCTAG
- a CDS encoding N-acetylmuramoyl-L-alanine amidase has protein sequence MRAALLALLAFAAPLRANDVGAHVEFSGKPLDGRIVLAATVPGEVVWDSGPSDPVDSDFTGLLIQGRFDGPGVVLEASVKDGTAWGPWTEASGESSSHGRFWSKVLVSGKKGSAVRLRITADGAVPSAIEFYGVYAADFEEERPGGGPFRLMSASLPVAGASPKPTVEPRSAWGASPAAKPYEPMTPERISVHHTEAPQPTSRDDAVDELQGIQRFHQRGRGWIDIAYHFLIDGSGRIWEGRPLGLVGAHVKDRNDGNVGISLMGDFSPRKRKPTAAQLDSLIKLTRWLSETYSIPAERIKGHRDQEITSCPGAALYARLEEVRRSATATNGLYVSTKRAGTVMLEPAW, from the coding sequence ATGAGAGCCGCTTTGCTCGCCCTGCTGGCCTTCGCCGCGCCGCTGCGCGCGAACGACGTCGGCGCGCATGTCGAGTTCAGCGGCAAGCCCCTCGACGGGCGCATCGTCCTGGCCGCGACCGTCCCCGGCGAGGTCGTCTGGGATTCCGGCCCGAGCGACCCCGTGGATTCGGATTTCACCGGGCTTCTGATCCAGGGCCGCTTCGACGGCCCCGGCGTCGTCCTCGAGGCGTCGGTCAAGGACGGGACGGCCTGGGGGCCGTGGACCGAGGCGAGCGGGGAGAGCTCCTCTCATGGCCGCTTCTGGTCGAAGGTCCTGGTGTCGGGGAAGAAGGGGTCCGCCGTTCGCCTGCGCATCACGGCCGACGGAGCGGTCCCGTCGGCGATCGAGTTCTATGGCGTGTACGCCGCAGATTTCGAGGAGGAGCGCCCGGGCGGCGGACCCTTCAGGCTCATGTCCGCGTCTCTCCCGGTCGCGGGAGCCTCACCCAAGCCGACGGTCGAGCCCCGTTCCGCCTGGGGCGCCTCGCCCGCCGCCAAGCCCTACGAGCCGATGACGCCGGAGCGGATCTCGGTGCACCACACGGAGGCGCCGCAGCCGACGAGCCGCGACGACGCCGTGGACGAGCTCCAGGGGATCCAGCGCTTCCATCAGCGCGGACGGGGCTGGATCGACATCGCGTATCACTTCCTCATCGACGGCAGCGGCCGGATCTGGGAAGGCCGTCCGCTGGGCCTCGTCGGCGCTCATGTGAAGGACCGCAACGACGGCAACGTCGGCATCTCTTTGATGGGGGATTTCTCGCCGCGCAAGCGGAAGCCCACGGCCGCCCAGCTCGACTCTCTGATCAAGCTGACGCGCTGGCTGTCGGAGACCTACTCGATCCCCGCGGAGAGGATCAAAGGACACCGCGACCAGGAGATCACCTCCTGCCCCGGCGCGGCGCTGTACGCGCGCCTCGAAGAGGTGCGGCGGTCCGCGACCGCGACGAACGGCCTCTATGTCTCCACGAAGCGCGCCGGCACGGTGATGCTGGAGCCCGCGTGGTGA